The Actinomycetota bacterium DNA segment CTCCGAGGCATCGGCGGCGGGCGCCGCGGTGGCGGCGGAACGGGCTGGAGCCACCCCGTCCCGCGGCACCGTGCCCACGTGCAGCGCGACGTCGAGCGCGCCGTTCTTGAGCGCATGCCCCCGCGACCACCGCACGCCGACCGCCCCCGCGAGCGCCTCGTCCGCACACAGCACCGCCGCGCGCCAGCCGCGGAACCGCGCGCGCAGCGTCTCGCCGAGCGCCTCGTACAGTTCGCGCGACCCGGCGAGCCGCTCGCCGTACGGCGGGTTCGTGAGCAGCAGCCCCCCGCCCCCGGGGGCCGGCGGGGCTGCCTCGCCCACGTCACGCACCTCGAACCGCCTCGGCAAGAACCTGCGCCACCTGCGCAAGTGGGCGCGGCGGGAGGGCGTGACCTGCTTCCGGGTCTACGACGCCGACCTGCCGGACTTCGCCCTTGCCGTGGACCTGTACGCCGGCGCGGGCCCCGACGAGGGCCGGACCTGGGCGCACGTCGCGGAGTACGAGGCGCCGCGCAGCGTGGACCCGGCGGTCGCGGAGGCGCGGCTCGACGCGGCGCTCGCATCGCTCCCGGACGTGCTCGGCGTGGCTACCGAAGACGTCGCGGTGAAGGTCCGCCGGCGCGGGAAGGGCGGCGCCCGCTACGGCACGCTCGCCGAGACGGGCGTCTTCCACACCGTGGCCGAGGGCGGCTCGCTGCTGCTGGTCAACCTCACCGACCACGTCGACACGGGCCTGTTCCTCGACCACCGCCCGCTGCGCCTGCGGGTGCGTGCAGAGGCGGCCGGCGCGCGCTTCCTCAACCTGTTCGGCTACACGGGCGCGTTCAC contains these protein-coding regions:
- a CDS encoding 23S rRNA (guanine(2445)-N(2))/(guanine(2069)-N(7))-methyltransferase, with product MRRWRRFLPRRFEVRDVGEAAPPAPGGGGLLLTNPPYGERLAGSRELYEALGETLRARFRGWRAAVLCADEALAGAVGVRWSRGHALKNGALDVALHVGTVPRDGVAPARSAATAAPAADASE